The window AGCTCAGCTGGATAGAGTACTGCCCTCCGAAGGCAGGGGTCGTGGGTTCGAATCCCGCCTGGTGCACCATCTGCAGAATCAAAAGCCCCAGGTCTTGCGACCTGGGGCTTTTTTGTGGACGCTGATTTCACTCAACGCTTGCGCAACGCCTCCAACCGCGCCGGCAAGTCCTCCTCGGGAAAGCGCTGATGCAGCGCCAGCAGCTTTTCATCAGCAGCCTTGTCCTCACCCGCCTCGCGCAAGCGCAGGATTTCCAGCAGTTCCTGCTCCAGCGACGGCCGTGCAGCGGGCACGCGTTTGCTCATTTTCGCCGCAGGCTTTTCCGCCAAGGCGTGGTCAGCGCTTGCCGGGGCTTGAGCGATTTCGCCCTGGGGTGCTGCCATGCGGGCTATCGGCGCGGGAGCGGACATGGCGGGCGGCGGTGCGGCGGCGACCGCGGACTCCTGTCGATTGGCGGAAAACTCCATCGGAGCTGGCGCGGACAGGTCGCTCTGAGGTACTGGCGAGCGAACCACCAGACCGATCATCAACGCGACCCCGGCGACCGTGGCGAATGCCATCTGCCAGCGCGGCCATTGGCAGGCCTGTAGCCAGCGTTTCCACAGACTGGGCGTAGGCGTCGGGGCTTCGCGACGGGCGGCAGCCAGGATGAAAGCGTCCAGGGACACGGGCGGTTCGCCGCTGGTGTGTTGGCGAAAATGCTCGATCAGCATTTCGTCATCGGGCTTCGGGGTGTGTTTGGAATCAATCATGCGGGTACCTCCTCGGCCAGCAGTCGATGCAATTTCTGCTGGGCGTAACGCAAGCGGCTTTTTACCGTTTCCAGCGGGGCGCCGGTCAGGGCGGCGATCTGCGGCAGCTCCAGGTCGCCGTGTAGTCGCAGCAGGAAGACTTCCCTCTGGTCTTCGGGCAAGGCTTGCAACGCGGCGTCCAGGCGGGCCTGATCGCGACTCAGGCTCAACTGCTGTTCGGGGTTGCTGGTGTCGTCGGGCTGGACATGAACCTGTTCGTCGTAACTGTCGTGCAGCGGGTTGCGGACACCGTGTTTGCGCCAGTGATCAATCAAGCGGTTGCGGGCAATCTGGAACAACCAGGTACGAAAACTCGCCCGTCCTTGTGGCTGG is drawn from Pseudomonas rhizophila and contains these coding sequences:
- a CDS encoding RNA polymerase sigma factor; translated protein: MPAPHDCPSDESLLARYRDGDGACFEVLYARHRQGLYRFLVSLSNKAELAEEVFQDTWLSLIRSTTQPQGRASFRTWLFQIARNRLIDHWRKHGVRNPLHDSYDEQVHVQPDDTSNPEQQLSLSRDQARLDAALQALPEDQREVFLLRLHGDLELPQIAALTGAPLETVKSRLRYAQQKLHRLLAEEVPA